From one Brevibacterium sp. 'Marine' genomic stretch:
- a CDS encoding 5-(carboxyamino)imidazole ribonucleotide synthase — translation MAHVTFPRIGVIGGGQLARMLAPAAEALGVRFSVLAETADAPATQVISEVTVGDYTDYPTLKAFAETVDVITFDHEHVPPEHLQALVAAGHAVRPGPDALIFAQDKIRMRRRMDELGLPNPAWAEITSAADVEAFAARVGYPFILKTPRGGYDGKGVRVIDNLDEAVEWLNEVPQLLAEEKVDFTRELAVMVGRSPMGQTAVWPVVETWQQNGVCKEAIAPAPDLSEEKARAITEAILTVAGTLEVTGVMAMEMFETDEGFLINEFAMRPHNTGHWTQDGAVTSQFEQHLRAVLDLPLGSPAAREDVSVMVNILGADHDDLYQPYLHVMAHDPAVKVHLYGKGVRPGRKVGHVNAYGDDRQLVLARARHAADFIAGVDVDPHPQMPAPEDLRAEGESGSR, via the coding sequence ATGGCACACGTGACTTTTCCTCGAATCGGTGTCATTGGCGGCGGTCAACTGGCACGTATGCTCGCCCCCGCCGCAGAAGCCCTCGGCGTCCGCTTCTCCGTTCTCGCGGAGACCGCCGACGCCCCCGCCACGCAGGTCATCAGTGAGGTGACCGTCGGTGACTATACGGACTATCCGACGCTCAAGGCCTTCGCCGAGACCGTCGACGTCATCACCTTCGACCACGAACACGTCCCACCGGAGCACCTGCAGGCTCTCGTCGCGGCCGGACACGCTGTGCGCCCCGGCCCCGATGCCCTCATCTTCGCCCAGGACAAGATCCGGATGCGCAGGAGGATGGACGAACTCGGTCTGCCCAACCCCGCCTGGGCGGAGATCACCTCGGCCGCCGATGTCGAGGCGTTCGCCGCTCGCGTCGGTTACCCCTTCATCCTCAAGACGCCCCGCGGCGGCTATGACGGCAAGGGCGTGCGTGTCATCGACAACCTCGACGAGGCCGTCGAATGGCTGAACGAGGTTCCTCAGCTGCTCGCCGAGGAGAAGGTCGACTTCACACGCGAGCTCGCGGTCATGGTCGGGCGCTCCCCGATGGGGCAGACCGCCGTGTGGCCGGTCGTCGAGACCTGGCAGCAGAACGGCGTGTGCAAGGAGGCCATCGCCCCGGCACCGGATCTGTCCGAGGAGAAGGCGCGGGCCATCACCGAAGCGATCCTCACGGTCGCCGGCACCCTCGAGGTCACCGGCGTCATGGCGATGGAGATGTTCGAGACCGACGAGGGCTTCCTCATCAACGAATTCGCGATGCGCCCGCACAACACGGGGCACTGGACCCAGGACGGAGCGGTGACGAGCCAATTCGAGCAGCACCTCCGCGCGGTCCTCGACCTTCCCCTCGGCAGCCCCGCGGCACGGGAGGATGTGTCCGTGATGGTCAACATCCTCGGCGCCGATCACGACGACCTCTATCAGCCGTACCTGCACGTCATGGCGCACGACCCGGCAGTGAAGGTCCACCTGTACGGCAAGGGCGTGCGGCCGGGGCGGAAGGTCGGCCACGTCAATGCCTACGGCGACGATCGACAGCTCGTGCTCGCCCGTGCGCGGCATGCTGCGGACTTCATCGCCGGCGTCGATGTCGATCCGCACCCGCAGATGCCCGCTCCGGAGGACCTCCGGGCCGAGGGCGAATCCGGCTCGCGCTGA
- a CDS encoding DUF5998 family protein, with product MALPEVLVHDLQSAGYYPQLTQGILADSLYDEPVLAHFVHIDTHVDIESIHRHVTAFVLTETRLLLAHVDDDPNAEPGSKPRAVTSSEDIELDRLGTVMVGRTFADPAAFEPGDKPVEVSLTMSWGASKRFEAFPETCGDPNCVGDHGYGGSLFAEDVMLRVSAEAEGQAAVDRMADFAGKLRAAVFHARLRSRR from the coding sequence ATGGCATTACCCGAGGTTCTCGTTCACGATCTGCAGTCGGCCGGCTACTACCCGCAGCTCACTCAAGGCATACTCGCCGACTCTCTCTACGACGAACCGGTGTTGGCTCACTTCGTCCACATCGACACCCATGTCGACATCGAATCCATCCACCGGCATGTGACCGCCTTCGTGCTCACCGAGACCCGACTGCTGTTGGCCCACGTCGATGACGATCCGAACGCGGAACCCGGTTCCAAGCCGCGCGCGGTCACGAGCAGCGAGGACATCGAACTCGATCGCCTGGGCACCGTGATGGTCGGCCGCACCTTCGCCGATCCGGCCGCCTTCGAACCCGGTGACAAGCCAGTCGAGGTCTCGCTGACGATGTCCTGGGGCGCGTCGAAGCGCTTCGAGGCGTTCCCCGAGACCTGCGGAGATCCCAACTGCGTGGGCGATCACGGCTACGGAGGGTCGCTCTTCGCCGAGGATGTCATGCTCCGGGTCTCGGCCGAAGCCGAGGGGCAGGCCGCCGTCGACCGCATGGCCGACTTCGCCGGGAAGCTGCGTGCCGCGGTCTTCCACGCCCGGCTGCGGTCGCGTCGCTGA
- a CDS encoding nucleotide pyrophosphatase/phosphodiesterase family protein, which yields MIEDSTRHGLPSPSGAEPLGPPDYAGPMLSDVVPAAALGLGAAEALDGSMSDRARTLGLDRESRATIVVLIDGLGEQQLRRYGGYTPFFRSQAGTRRTLSAGFPSTTANSLSSLATGRLPGAHGVVGYRVLDPEKDAVFNQLTWNLDVDPVGWVPDATLFERLTDTGIDVVSLGEKKFAGRGLNRASLRGGRFRDSKTLEERCAQALAEAKAPGRRLVYLYWGNLDKTGHVHGADSAAWTEELERVDLALSRLASDLPHDATMLITADHGMVDVDHERRLDLAELPELKAGLRHVGGEPRALHLYAADGAEADVLSAWQETIGDRGLILPKSAAIARGYFGPVAPHVHPRIGDFLVICTDGFAVVDSDVESASALALIGHHGSTTEQELQIPLLLV from the coding sequence ATGATCGAGGACTCGACGCGGCACGGACTGCCGTCCCCATCCGGCGCTGAGCCCTTGGGGCCTCCGGACTATGCCGGACCGATGCTCTCCGATGTCGTCCCCGCTGCGGCGCTGGGACTCGGTGCGGCCGAGGCCCTCGACGGGTCGATGTCCGATCGTGCCCGAACGCTCGGGCTCGACCGGGAATCCCGGGCGACGATCGTCGTTCTCATCGACGGTCTCGGCGAGCAGCAGCTGCGCCGCTACGGCGGATACACTCCCTTCTTCCGGTCACAGGCCGGGACTCGCCGGACACTGTCCGCCGGGTTTCCGTCGACGACGGCGAACTCCCTGTCATCTCTGGCCACGGGCCGCCTGCCCGGTGCACACGGGGTGGTCGGCTACCGCGTGCTCGACCCGGAGAAGGACGCAGTGTTCAACCAGCTGACGTGGAACCTCGATGTCGACCCGGTCGGCTGGGTTCCCGATGCGACGCTCTTCGAACGCCTCACGGATACCGGGATCGATGTGGTCAGCCTCGGCGAGAAGAAGTTCGCCGGGCGCGGGCTCAACCGGGCATCGCTGCGCGGCGGCCGATTCCGGGACTCGAAGACCCTGGAAGAACGCTGCGCTCAGGCCCTGGCCGAGGCGAAGGCTCCCGGTCGTCGCCTCGTCTACCTCTACTGGGGCAACCTCGACAAGACCGGGCATGTGCACGGTGCGGACTCCGCGGCCTGGACCGAAGAGCTCGAACGCGTCGATCTCGCTCTGTCCCGACTCGCCTCCGACCTGCCGCACGACGCGACCATGCTCATCACCGCCGACCACGGAATGGTCGACGTCGACCACGAACGTCGTCTCGACCTCGCCGAGCTTCCCGAGCTCAAGGCCGGTCTGCGCCACGTCGGCGGAGAGCCGCGAGCACTGCACCTCTACGCCGCTGACGGCGCCGAAGCGGACGTGCTCTCGGCCTGGCAGGAGACGATCGGCGACCGCGGGCTCATCCTGCCGAAGTCCGCAGCGATCGCCCGCGGCTACTTCGGCCCCGTCGCCCCGCACGTCCATCCGCGGATCGGGGACTTCCTCGTCATCTGCACCGACGGCTTCGCCGTGGTCGATTCGGATGTGGAATCCGCCTCGGCGCTGGCGCTCATCGGTCACCACGGCTCCACCACGGAGCAGGAACTGCAGATCCCGCTCCTTTTAGTCTGA